One segment of Cetobacterium sp. NK01 DNA contains the following:
- the whiA gene encoding DNA-binding protein WhiA yields MSYTYKVKNEILHRCDLNEDEKYAEIRAILLLKHAINENSIELKLENKEIAERIYSMLKNLTNLKIFIKFSKSKKFGEHNSYAITLPSQPGIKKFIEKLRDYSSKKELINEKIEKGFIRGMFLGCGYIKSPEKEYALDFFVDSEELAEELYELLMKMEKKVYKTIKRNKPLVYMRNAEDIMDIIVLIGSMREFYNYEETTMIKDLKNKTIREMNWEVANETKTLDTARKQIKMINLIGRKIGLNELSPVLEEIAFLRLENPEASLQELAEIIGISKSGIRNRFRRLEEIHNELLEREREV; encoded by the coding sequence GTGTCGTATACTTATAAAGTTAAAAATGAAATACTTCATCGTTGCGACTTGAATGAAGATGAAAAATACGCCGAGATAAGAGCGATACTCTTATTAAAACATGCTATTAACGAAAATAGTATAGAGTTAAAATTGGAAAATAAAGAGATAGCAGAAAGAATATACTCTATGTTAAAAAATCTAACAAATTTAAAGATATTTATAAAATTTTCAAAAAGTAAAAAATTTGGAGAACATAATAGTTATGCAATAACATTACCATCACAACCAGGGATAAAAAAATTTATTGAAAAATTAAGAGATTATAGTTCAAAAAAAGAATTGATAAATGAAAAAATAGAAAAAGGTTTTATAAGAGGTATGTTTTTAGGATGTGGATATATAAAATCTCCAGAAAAAGAGTATGCGTTAGATTTTTTTGTTGATAGTGAAGAGTTAGCTGAAGAATTGTATGAACTTTTAATGAAAATGGAAAAAAAAGTTTATAAGACAATAAAAAGAAATAAACCTCTTGTATATATGAGAAATGCTGAAGATATTATGGATATAATAGTTTTAATAGGTTCTATGAGAGAATTTTATAATTATGAAGAAACAACTATGATAAAGGATTTGAAAAATAAAACTATAAGAGAAATGAATTGGGAAGTTGCAAATGAGACAAAAACTTTGGATACAGCTAGGAAACAAATAAAAATGATAAATTTAATAGGGCGTAAAATTGGGCTAAATGAGTTAAGTCCAGTCTTAGAAGAAATAGCTTTTTTAAGATTAGAAAATCCAGAGGCATCTTTACAAGAGTTAGCAGAAATAATAGGAATATCTAAATCTGGAATTAGAAATAGATTTAGAAGATTAGAAGAAATACATAATGAACTTTTAGAAAGAGAAAGGGAAGTATAA
- a CDS encoding ATP-binding cassette domain-containing protein yields the protein MNMLEVKNLTFKYDNHNFILDNLSFNIKHNELISIVGGSGCGKSTLIKILAGIEKNFNGTVQLKSISYMPQSNTLLPWRTILENILLPIEIKKGNKKIEKGKAISLLKRFDLLEYSDSYPKELSGGMKQRISLIRTLMSGGDLLLLDEPFSALDAITREDLQNWLLNLISTLKKSMIFITHDIDEAIFLSHRIFVCSKKPLSKFKEFLVPENITLEKKIHLRKEILSIIKGDNFYEKN from the coding sequence ATGAATATGCTTGAAGTAAAAAATTTAACTTTTAAATACGATAATCATAACTTTATTTTAGACAATCTTTCATTTAATATAAAACATAATGAACTAATTAGTATAGTAGGTGGAAGTGGGTGTGGAAAATCAACACTCATAAAAATATTAGCAGGAATTGAAAAAAATTTTAATGGCACTGTTCAGTTAAAAAGTATATCTTATATGCCACAATCAAATACTCTTTTGCCATGGAGAACTATTTTAGAAAATATACTTTTACCAATTGAAATAAAAAAAGGAAATAAAAAGATAGAAAAAGGAAAAGCCATCTCTCTCCTAAAACGTTTTGATTTATTAGAATATTCAGATAGTTATCCTAAAGAGCTTTCTGGAGGAATGAAACAGCGTATCTCGCTTATTCGTACATTAATGAGTGGTGGAGACTTGCTTCTCTTAGACGAACCTTTTTCAGCTTTAGATGCTATAACTAGAGAGGATTTACAAAATTGGCTTTTAAATCTAATATCAACACTTAAAAAAAGTATGATTTTTATCACTCATGATATTGATGAAGCAATCTTTCTATCTCATAGAATTTTTGTTTGTTCAAAAAAACCTCTTTCTAAATTTAAAGAGTTTTTAGTTCCTGAAAATATAACTCTTGAAAAAAAAATACATCTGAGAAAAGAGATTCTTTCTATTATTAAAGGAGATAACTTTTATGAAAAAAATTAA
- a CDS encoding ABC transporter substrate-binding protein translates to MKKILTVLILVTLLLSCNSKKEDNLKEVSIILDWYPNAVHSFLYTAVEKGYFKDEGIKLNIIYPSSPSDSLTLPAAKKADIGISYLNSVIMARANENVPIKSFGAILQRSVNTVISLKEKNITSPKDFQNKIAGTSGGVLSETYLKSMMISQNLDPNSLKITDVGFELLTSMITNQVDFTIGNMINHEVPVIKEKGIDINYFLIDNFGIPQAYELILVANDELLNQNKDTYTKVLKAMQKGFEDVKNNPSESLNLLLSKQAVDQFPLSETVEKESLEILLPIMETPQNKFLTQTKKIWENNVNWLYENGIIQKKLPAENFIYQF, encoded by the coding sequence ATGAAAAAAATACTTACTGTTTTAATACTTGTTACTTTATTACTAAGTTGCAATTCAAAAAAAGAGGATAATTTAAAAGAAGTTTCTATAATTTTAGATTGGTATCCTAATGCTGTACACTCTTTTCTTTACACAGCTGTTGAAAAAGGATATTTTAAAGATGAAGGAATAAAATTAAACATAATTTACCCCTCTTCACCTAGTGATTCTTTAACTTTGCCTGCTGCAAAAAAAGCTGATATAGGAATCTCTTATTTAAATAGTGTCATTATGGCAAGAGCTAATGAAAACGTTCCTATAAAATCTTTTGGTGCAATACTCCAAAGATCCGTTAATACAGTTATATCTTTAAAAGAAAAAAATATAACTTCTCCAAAAGATTTTCAAAATAAAATTGCAGGTACTAGTGGTGGAGTTCTTTCTGAAACGTATTTAAAATCAATGATGATTTCTCAAAATTTAGATCCTAACTCTCTTAAAATTACTGATGTAGGATTTGAACTTCTAACATCTATGATTACAAATCAAGTTGATTTTACAATTGGAAATATGATTAATCATGAAGTTCCTGTTATTAAAGAGAAAGGTATAGATATAAACTATTTTTTAATTGATAACTTTGGAATTCCTCAAGCATACGAACTTATTTTAGTTGCTAATGATGAACTTTTAAACCAAAATAAAGATACTTATACAAAAGTTCTAAAAGCTATGCAAAAAGGATTTGAAGATGTTAAGAACAATCCTAGTGAATCTTTAAATCTTCTTCTTTCAAAACAAGCTGTTGATCAATTTCCACTAAGTGAAACTGTAGAAAAGGAAAGTTTAGAAATTTTACTACCAATAATGGAAACACCTCAAAATAAATTTTTAACTCAAACTAAGAAAATTTGGGAAAATAATGTTAATTGGTTATACGAAAATGGTATCATTCAAAAAAAACTTCCAGCTGAAAATTTTATATATCAATTTTAA
- a CDS encoding MATE family efflux transporter — MKQIRSLWRENRSEILSIFTIALPTIVDMFVQTLLGFFDLIMVGRLGPEAIASVGLGTAPILTVIPIFFAISVGTTAMVSRAFGAKNYNEAKEGMSQSLILGVPAAFIVTFIFIIFGKNILGIISKNQPITDALNYLKVVSLGIPFLCFNIIFSYGFRSINKAKIPMINNTISIFSNILLNYIFIFVLNLGVFGAGVATTISRGIVTLIFSFLIIYKKNYCIALSKKDFKINKEICRRLLKVGLPSAGEQGIFRIGMLIFEAMVINLGTLQYAAHKIALTAESFSFNLGLGFSVAGTALVGQHLGAKQYQEAKKAGYLNMFLAMGVMTAFGFIFMIFPKFVISMFTKEQSIVPMASSALRIVSIAQPILAVSMVLSGALRGAGDTKSVLWITSIGVFLVRIPLTYLFLYIFNFGLNGAWMVMIVDLTYRGLACLYRFRQGKWRYIEV; from the coding sequence TTGAAACAAATTCGCTCTCTTTGGAGAGAAAATAGAAGTGAAATTCTATCTATTTTTACTATTGCTTTACCTACTATTGTAGATATGTTTGTGCAAACACTACTTGGATTTTTTGATTTAATTATGGTTGGACGATTAGGTCCAGAAGCTATTGCTTCTGTCGGTTTAGGAACTGCTCCAATTTTAACTGTTATTCCAATATTTTTCGCAATCAGTGTTGGAACTACAGCTATGGTCAGTCGTGCATTTGGAGCTAAAAATTATAATGAAGCTAAAGAGGGGATGAGTCAAAGTTTAATCTTAGGAGTTCCTGCAGCTTTCATCGTTACTTTTATCTTTATTATTTTCGGTAAAAATATCCTTGGAATTATTAGTAAAAACCAACCTATAACAGATGCTTTAAATTATTTAAAAGTTGTTTCTTTAGGAATTCCTTTTTTGTGCTTTAACATTATTTTTTCATATGGATTTAGATCTATTAACAAAGCTAAAATTCCAATGATTAATAATACAATTAGTATTTTTTCAAATATATTACTTAATTATATCTTTATCTTTGTTTTAAATCTTGGAGTTTTTGGTGCTGGAGTAGCTACAACAATATCTAGAGGAATAGTTACTTTAATATTTTCATTCTTAATAATATATAAAAAAAATTATTGTATTGCATTAAGTAAAAAAGATTTTAAAATAAATAAAGAGATTTGTAGACGGCTTTTAAAAGTTGGATTACCCTCTGCTGGAGAACAAGGAATATTTAGAATTGGGATGCTTATTTTTGAAGCTATGGTTATAAACTTAGGAACACTTCAATACGCAGCACATAAAATAGCTTTAACTGCAGAGTCTTTCTCCTTCAATTTAGGACTTGGATTCTCTGTTGCTGGTACTGCTCTTGTTGGACAGCACTTAGGAGCAAAACAGTATCAAGAAGCGAAAAAAGCTGGCTATTTAAACATGTTTTTAGCTATGGGAGTTATGACTGCATTTGGATTTATTTTTATGATTTTTCCAAAATTTGTAATTTCAATGTTTACAAAGGAACAATCTATAGTTCCTATGGCAAGTTCTGCCCTTAGAATCGTATCTATCGCTCAGCCTATTTTAGCGGTTTCAATGGTTTTAAGTGGTGCTTTAAGAGGAGCTGGAGATACTAAATCTGTTCTTTGGATTACATCTATTGGTGTATTTTTAGTTAGAATTCCACTTACATATCTATTCTTATATATATTTAACTTTGGTTTAAATGGTGCTTGGATGGTAATGATTGTAGATTTAACATATCGTGGGTTAGCGTGTTTGTATAGATTTAGACAAGGAAAATGGAGGTATATTGAAGTATAA
- the polA gene encoding DNA polymerase I: protein MKKAVLLDVSAIMYRAFYGNLNFRTKNEPTGAVYGFVNTLMSIINQLNPDYIGAAFDVKRATLKRSEIYKEYKAQRDAAPEDLVAQIPRIEELLDCFGIKKFKIDGYEADDVLGSLAKELGAKGIESYIITGDKDLSQILDSHVNIALLGKGDGGGLKILSTEEDVIEQLGVKPKMIPDLFGLIGDTSDGIPGVRKIGSKKAIPMLEKYGNLEGIYENIDSLTELPGIGKSLVNNLIEDRELAFISRELATIELLNLGVKADELEYKKDDKKLLELFKTLEFKSLIKKMNLEDGQSQVIAQPASQNGMQLGLFSFQGAPEILEEKGFFVLEGVKIKEKLNSDSEIAIYWGEKGVAVSLKNKDYFLPLKDEESKNSFKEVLNSNNKFISYGFKNFLRHGYFVKNMDFDTMLAYHLLTSQTREEIEVMLRNVIEDDVEKYNEVFGKTKIEDVSTEDYGRFLTKRTRGMLVAYPELVKELENNNLYNVLKETEMPLIRVLADMEIEGIKISPEYFSKYSLELESRIDELTKKIYEEAEGEFNINSPKQLGEVLFINLNIPPVKKTKTGFSTDSEVLEKLAEQGYEIAKSILEFRKLSKLKSTYVDPLPRMVDENNRLHTTFNQTGTATGRLSSSDPNLQNIPVRTEEGMKIRAGFIAKDGSVLLGIDYSQIELRVLAEISQDTNLIEAYSENLDLHSLTARKIFDLSEDALVTREQRDAAKTVNFSIIYGKTAFGLSQELKITPKEASDYITRYFEQYPAVKHLEKEIIEYAEEHGYVETYFKRKRIIEGINSKNRVIKNQAERMAVNTVIQGTAAEVLKKVMINLYDLLKDKKDIHMLLQVHDELIFEVEKEKVLEYKEKIEKIMRESIQFSKVKLEVNSSIGQNWAETK, encoded by the coding sequence ATGAAAAAAGCAGTTTTATTAGATGTGAGTGCAATAATGTATAGAGCTTTTTATGGAAATTTAAATTTTAGAACTAAAAATGAACCAACAGGAGCGGTATATGGATTTGTTAATACTCTTATGAGTATTATAAATCAATTAAATCCTGATTATATAGGAGCTGCTTTTGATGTAAAAAGAGCCACTTTAAAAAGAAGTGAAATATATAAAGAATATAAAGCTCAAAGAGATGCAGCGCCAGAGGATTTAGTAGCTCAAATACCTAGAATAGAGGAACTTTTAGATTGTTTTGGAATAAAAAAATTTAAGATAGATGGATATGAGGCAGATGATGTATTAGGAAGCTTGGCTAAAGAGTTAGGAGCTAAAGGTATTGAATCTTATATAATAACAGGGGATAAAGATTTATCTCAGATTTTAGATTCACATGTGAATATCGCTCTTTTAGGAAAAGGTGATGGTGGAGGACTGAAAATACTATCAACTGAAGAGGATGTTATTGAACAGCTTGGAGTAAAACCAAAAATGATTCCAGATTTATTTGGATTAATTGGAGATACAAGTGATGGAATTCCAGGTGTAAGAAAAATTGGTTCTAAAAAAGCTATCCCGATGCTAGAAAAATATGGAAATTTAGAAGGGATTTATGAGAATATAGATTCTTTGACTGAGCTTCCTGGAATAGGAAAATCTTTAGTAAATAATTTAATTGAAGATAGAGAGTTAGCTTTTATAAGTCGTGAGTTAGCAACTATTGAACTATTGAACTTAGGCGTGAAGGCAGATGAGTTAGAGTATAAAAAAGATGATAAAAAACTTTTAGAACTTTTTAAAACATTAGAATTTAAATCTCTAATAAAAAAAATGAATTTAGAAGATGGACAAAGTCAAGTTATAGCTCAACCAGCTTCACAAAATGGAATGCAACTAGGATTATTTAGTTTTCAAGGAGCACCTGAAATACTTGAAGAAAAAGGATTCTTTGTATTAGAAGGAGTTAAAATAAAAGAAAAGTTAAACTCAGATAGTGAAATAGCTATTTATTGGGGAGAAAAAGGCGTAGCAGTATCTTTAAAAAATAAAGATTACTTTTTGCCATTAAAAGATGAAGAGAGTAAAAATTCTTTTAAAGAAGTTTTAAATTCTAACAATAAATTTATATCATATGGCTTTAAAAACTTTTTGAGACATGGATATTTTGTAAAAAATATGGATTTTGATACAATGTTAGCTTATCATTTATTAACATCTCAAACTAGAGAAGAGATTGAGGTAATGTTAAGAAATGTTATAGAAGATGATGTAGAAAAGTATAATGAAGTTTTTGGAAAAACAAAAATAGAGGATGTATCTACTGAAGATTATGGAAGGTTTCTTACAAAAAGAACAAGGGGAATGCTTGTTGCTTATCCAGAGCTTGTAAAAGAGTTGGAAAATAATAATCTATACAATGTTTTAAAAGAAACAGAGATGCCTTTGATTAGAGTATTAGCTGATATGGAGATTGAAGGGATAAAAATATCACCAGAATACTTCTCTAAATATAGCTTAGAGCTAGAGAGCAGAATAGATGAGTTAACAAAAAAAATATATGAAGAAGCAGAAGGGGAATTTAATATCAATTCTCCAAAACAATTAGGTGAGGTTTTATTTATTAATTTAAATATTCCCCCAGTGAAAAAAACTAAAACAGGATTTTCAACTGACAGTGAGGTTTTAGAAAAATTAGCTGAACAAGGGTATGAAATAGCTAAATCTATTTTAGAGTTTAGAAAATTAAGTAAATTAAAATCAACTTATGTGGATCCTCTTCCAAGAATGGTTGATGAAAATAATAGATTACATACAACTTTTAATCAAACAGGTACGGCAACAGGAAGATTATCATCATCAGACCCAAATCTTCAAAATATTCCAGTGAGAACTGAAGAGGGAATGAAAATAAGAGCAGGATTTATAGCTAAGGATGGTTCTGTTTTATTGGGAATAGATTATTCTCAAATAGAATTAAGAGTTTTAGCTGAAATATCACAGGATACAAATTTAATAGAAGCATACTCTGAGAATTTAGATTTACATAGTTTAACAGCTAGAAAAATCTTTGACTTATCAGAAGATGCTTTAGTGACAAGAGAGCAAAGAGATGCTGCTAAAACAGTAAACTTTAGTATAATATATGGTAAGACAGCTTTTGGATTATCTCAAGAATTAAAAATAACACCAAAAGAAGCTTCAGATTATATAACAAGATATTTTGAACAGTACCCAGCAGTTAAGCATTTAGAAAAAGAGATAATTGAATATGCTGAAGAACATGGATATGTTGAGACATATTTTAAGAGAAAAAGAATAATAGAAGGAATCAACTCAAAAAATAGAGTTATAAAAAATCAAGCAGAAAGAATGGCTGTAAATACAGTAATTCAGGGAACTGCTGCTGAAGTTTTAAAAAAGGTTATGATAAATTTATATGATTTATTAAAAGATAAAAAAGATATACACATGTTACTTCAAGTTCATGACGAATTGATATTTGAGGTGGAAAAAGAAAAGGTTTTAGAATATAAAGAAAAAATAGAAAAAATAATGAGAGAAAGTATTCAATTCTCTAAAGTTAAATTAGAAGTAAATAGCTCTATAGGACAGAATTGGGCTGAAACAAAGTAG
- the tenA gene encoding thiaminase II: protein MFSKELYKSAKEIWNSYYTHPFVRGIGEGSLEKDKFKFYIIQDYIYLLDYAKLFALGVIKSKNESDMKKFAALTDGILNSEMGIHRVYMKKLGITELDIASEKPTLDNTSYTSYMLSVAHCGDIKEVAVAALSCMWSYEMIGLKLKELYGSSDEFYGEWIECYSSSRYKELTNWNIELVEKYCQNISAEEKEHLKTIFINCSIYEYKFWDMSYKESF, encoded by the coding sequence ATGTTTTCAAAAGAGTTATACAAAAGTGCAAAAGAAATTTGGAATAGCTACTACACCCATCCATTTGTAAGAGGAATCGGTGAGGGTTCTCTAGAAAAAGATAAATTTAAATTCTATATTATCCAAGATTATATCTACCTTCTTGATTATGCAAAACTTTTTGCATTAGGTGTTATAAAAAGTAAAAATGAAAGTGATATGAAAAAATTTGCTGCACTTACAGATGGAATTCTAAATTCTGAAATGGGAATACACAGAGTTTATATGAAAAAATTAGGAATTACTGAACTAGATATTGCATCAGAAAAACCAACTCTTGATAATACTTCATATACTAGTTACATGCTCTCGGTAGCTCACTGTGGTGATATAAAAGAAGTGGCTGTTGCTGCTCTTTCTTGTATGTGGAGTTATGAAATGATTGGTTTGAAGTTAAAAGAACTCTATGGTTCTAGCGATGAATTCTATGGTGAATGGATTGAATGTTACTCTTCTTCTAGATACAAAGAGTTAACTAATTGGAATATTGAGCTAGTTGAAAAATATTGCCAAAATATTTCAGCAGAAGAAAAAGAACATTTAAAAACAATTTTTATTAATTGTAGTATTTACGAGTATAAATTTTGGGATATGTCTTATAAGGAGTCTTTTTAA
- a CDS encoding single-stranded DNA-binding protein, with the protein MNLVVLIGRLTRDPELKFGQSGKAYSRFSLAVDRPFSKGEADFINCVAFGKTAELIGEYLRKGRKVAVNGRLQMNRYEVNGEKRTSYDVLVESMEFVEGRGEASAPSDFAPTPSYSAPKVAEQSSNDDFGGSSFDEDEFPF; encoded by the coding sequence ATGAATCTAGTCGTATTAATTGGACGTTTAACTAGAGATCCTGAACTTAAATTTGGTCAAAGCGGAAAAGCATACTCAAGATTTAGTTTAGCAGTTGACAGACCTTTTTCTAAAGGAGAAGCTGACTTTATTAACTGTGTTGCTTTTGGAAAAACAGCTGAACTTATCGGTGAATACTTAAGAAAAGGTAGAAAAGTTGCTGTTAATGGTAGACTTCAAATGAATAGATATGAGGTAAACGGAGAAAAAAGAACAAGTTATGACGTACTTGTTGAAAGCATGGAATTTGTTGAAGGAAGAGGAGAAGCATCTGCACCATCTGATTTTGCTCCAACGCCATCTTATTCAGCACCTAAAGTTGCTGAGCAATCTTCTAATGATGACTTTGGTGGATCATCTTTTGATGAAGATGAGTTTCCATTCTAA
- a CDS encoding WYL domain-containing protein has protein sequence MEKKIRVTLPRKIVEILENDIEEFFIKKNTLLNYIYAEKIKENQEKKFIYPYKGETSVIQFNLNKKNLEGYYNFLEENNIQNESEFFREILIEYASLGKKKRECFLFKEIVERINYSIKEKRTIKIVFRDEKNIEVEPYLIESSKLEVMNYLFCYNLREGKWKNYKIKYIKSIYIKNTSFKLRDKEFIDKMKDNFDPFISFGQYIKIKLTTGGKKIFNEIETNRPQVIKIDKDEYILECSHEKAKRYFSFFLDEVEILEPQDLREWFKEKYRKALIKYE, from the coding sequence ATGGAAAAAAAAATAAGAGTGACTTTACCTAGAAAAATAGTTGAGATTTTAGAAAATGATATTGAGGAATTTTTTATAAAAAAAAATACGTTATTAAATTATATATATGCAGAAAAAATAAAGGAAAACCAAGAGAAGAAATTTATTTATCCTTATAAAGGAGAAACTTCAGTTATTCAATTTAATTTAAATAAAAAAAACTTAGAAGGATATTATAATTTTTTAGAGGAAAATAATATTCAAAATGAATCAGAGTTCTTTAGAGAAATTTTAATTGAATATGCTAGTTTAGGAAAGAAAAAGAGAGAATGTTTTTTATTTAAAGAGATAGTTGAAAGAATAAATTATTCAATAAAAGAGAAAAGAACAATCAAGATAGTTTTTCGAGATGAAAAAAATATTGAAGTTGAACCATATTTGATTGAAAGTTCTAAGCTAGAGGTTATGAATTATCTATTTTGTTATAATTTGAGAGAAGGAAAATGGAAAAACTATAAGATTAAATATATAAAATCAATTTATATAAAAAATACATCTTTTAAGCTAAGAGATAAAGAGTTTATAGATAAAATGAAAGATAATTTTGATCCTTTTATATCTTTTGGACAATATATTAAGATTAAATTAACAACAGGTGGAAAAAAGATATTTAATGAAATAGAAACAAATAGACCACAAGTTATAAAAATCGATAAAGATGAGTATATATTAGAATGTTCACATGAAAAAGCAAAAAGATATTTTAGTTTTTTTTTAGATGAAGTTGAAATATTAGAACCACAAGATTTAAGAGAGTGGTTTAAAGAGAAGTATAGAAAAGCCTTAATTAAATATGAGTAA
- a CDS encoding ABC transporter permease, protein MKKINFSLISLFSFFILWEVLGRYINKGYILPTPLNILKKIWILKESLFFIHLPATLNIAVISLILTILLGLFLAISMDFSHIVYSCIHPLIITSQTIPITALAPIFILWFGYSIWSKVVVAVIISFFPVTITIYNGLQNVEKDEINYFKSLKASKTQIFLKLKLPRALPNFFSALKMSIPLVLIGAAIGEWLGATSGLGYFSKRMMSQLDGAGVFAPIVIISLLAITLVQIITIFENIILHWRSK, encoded by the coding sequence ATGAAAAAAATTAATTTTTCTCTAATCTCTCTTTTTTCATTTTTTATACTATGGGAAGTTCTAGGAAGATATATTAATAAAGGTTATATTCTTCCTACTCCTTTAAATATATTAAAAAAAATCTGGATTCTCAAAGAAAGTCTTTTCTTTATACATTTACCAGCTACACTCAATATTGCAGTGATTTCTTTAATATTAACTATTTTATTAGGTCTATTTTTAGCTATCTCTATGGATTTTAGTCATATAGTATACAGTTGTATCCATCCTTTAATTATAACTAGCCAAACTATTCCTATTACTGCTCTAGCTCCTATTTTTATCTTATGGTTTGGTTACTCCATTTGGAGTAAAGTTGTGGTTGCTGTAATTATATCTTTTTTCCCAGTTACAATAACTATATATAACGGTTTACAAAATGTAGAAAAAGATGAGATTAATTATTTTAAAAGTCTTAAAGCAAGTAAAACACAAATTTTTTTAAAGTTAAAATTGCCTAGAGCCCTTCCCAATTTTTTTTCAGCTCTTAAAATGAGTATTCCTCTTGTTTTAATTGGAGCAGCTATTGGAGAATGGTTAGGCGCTACATCTGGTCTTGGATATTTTAGTAAAAGAATGATGTCTCAATTAGATGGTGCTGGAGTTTTTGCACCTATAGTTATTATATCTTTACTTGCTATAACTTTAGTACAAATTATAACTATATTCGAAAATATAATATTACATTGGAGGAGCAAATGA
- a CDS encoding MurR/RpiR family transcriptional regulator — translation MDIVYEIKQRYNSFSQKEKDIANYILKHKDNIENISITNLSKATGASTSTITRFSKKINCDSFVQMKIKLNTTFNNPLPKENDLFSAVHNYYTEVIEKTNQLINKKLILKVVEEIKKAKRIYIYGVGSSGLTAHEFMQRLLRMGFNVSSITDSHMMIINSAIVSADDLVIGISISGETKEIVDSLRVSQKNGAHTIGVTSFPNSSIKKFSNDLILICASDFIHKRDFINTQFSTMYLFDLISTILLSNKDLRKKMQLTIEAILK, via the coding sequence TTGGATATCGTATATGAAATAAAACAAAGGTATAACAGTTTTTCCCAAAAAGAAAAAGATATCGCTAATTATATACTCAAACATAAAGATAATATTGAAAATATATCAATCACCAACCTTTCAAAAGCAACGGGAGCATCTACCTCTACAATAACTAGATTTTCTAAAAAAATTAATTGCGATAGTTTTGTTCAAATGAAAATTAAGTTAAATACAACTTTTAATAACCCTCTTCCTAAAGAAAATGATCTTTTCTCAGCTGTTCATAACTATTATACAGAGGTAATCGAAAAAACAAACCAATTAATCAATAAAAAACTTATTTTAAAAGTTGTTGAAGAGATAAAAAAAGCTAAAAGAATTTACATATATGGGGTAGGAAGCTCTGGACTTACTGCACATGAATTTATGCAAAGACTTTTAAGAATGGGATTTAACGTTTCTAGTATCACTGATTCTCATATGATGATTATAAATAGTGCTATTGTTTCAGCTGATGATCTTGTTATTGGAATATCTATTTCTGGTGAAACAAAAGAGATTGTGGATTCTTTAAGAGTTTCTCAAAAAAATGGTGCCCATACAATTGGAGTTACAAGTTTTCCTAATAGTTCCATAAAAAAATTTTCCAACGATTTAATTTTGATTTGTGCTTCAGATTTTATTCATAAAAGAGATTTTATTAACACTCAATTCTCAACTATGTATCTTTTTGACCTAATCTCTACAATTCTTTTATCTAACAAGGATTTAAGAAAAAAAATGCAATTAACAATTGAAGCAATTTTAAAATAA
- a CDS encoding arsenate reductase family protein, producing MIIQIFGKKSCNETKKVQRFFKERGIKTQFIDLLEKAPSKKEFENFLKYYDLNDFLDIEGKEYKKRNLEYMVYDTMDLLLESPILFKTPIIRSDKGVILGYNPEKLKNI from the coding sequence ATGATAATACAAATTTTTGGAAAAAAGAGCTGTAACGAAACTAAAAAAGTTCAACGATTTTTTAAAGAAAGAGGAATTAAAACTCAATTTATTGATTTACTTGAGAAAGCTCCCTCAAAAAAAGAGTTTGAAAATTTCTTAAAATACTATGATTTAAATGACTTTTTAGATATTGAAGGAAAAGAGTATAAAAAAAGAAACCTAGAATATATGGTTTATGACACAATGGATTTGCTTCTAGAGAGTCCTATTCTTTTTAAAACTCCTATTATTAGATCAGATAAGGGTGTTATTTTAGGATATAATCCCGAAAAATTAAAAAATATATAA